One Scleropages formosus chromosome 8, fSclFor1.1, whole genome shotgun sequence DNA window includes the following coding sequences:
- the prkg2l gene encoding cGMP-dependent protein kinase 2 has product MVATQRWAMGNGSMKVTRQEESCLAHGLKEPPVWEAAEALRARVAFLEEELSCREQELQARDEQLQALQKELEAQLSQIHKLQDAIGYNNLACSPSLKPGSTRRLLSVIDQGPARFHRVAVEVHRRLRAKEGVSAEPTSGEYWDIPQNQSTCLERAHIRKDSSTKRLINNAIMNNDFLKKLDPQHIRDMVECMYERSYAQGHLVITEGEPGNYLYVLADGLLEVLQNGKLLGQMRPGTAFGELAILYNCKRTATVKAVSQSRIWVLERQMFQGIMMSTAQARNEKYFSFLRSVSLLKGLPEEKLAKIVDCLEVDYFDKGDYIIREGEEGNTFFIIAKGEVSVTQTVEGFPEPQEIKTLGVGDYFGEKALVSEDVRSANIICKENDTECLVLDRDNFNQMVGTYEELQAYLREYVEQLSLSDERRNIAPRSPTADTPEERELMKLQEKAAHLPDTGPLQHLQVVATLGVGGFGRVELVKLKDEDTVFALKCIKKKHVVDTRQQEHVYSEKNILQQAHSPFIVRMFRTFKDEKYVYMLLEVCLGGELWSILRDMGSFDESMARFCIGCVLEAFDYLHRRGIVYRDLKPENLLLDSMGYVKMTDFGFAKKIGPGKKTWTFCGTPEYVAPEVILNKGHDFGADCWSLGILIFELLTGSPPFSGSDPIKIYTMVLHGIEKVDFPKRISKRPDDLIRSLCRLNPAERLGNKKNGIMDIKKQKWFQGFNWEGLRTRKLSSPLKRELSGPLDHSHFDIFPPDMEEPLDELSGWDKDF; this is encoded by the exons ATGGTGGCAACCCAGCGGTGGGCCATGGGCAATGGTTCAATGAAAGTCACCCGACAGGAGGAGAGCTGTCTGGCCCATGGTCTCAAGGAGCCCCCTGTATGGGAGGCGGCAGAGGCCCTGAGGGCCCGTGTAGCCTTTCTGGAAGAGGAGTTGAGTTGCAGGGAGCAAGAGTTGCAGGCACGGGATGAGCAGCTGCAGGCCCTACAGAAGGAGCTGGAAGCTCAGCTGTCCCAGATCCACAAACTCCAGGATGCCATTGGCTACAACAACCTTGCCTGCTCACCATCTCTTAAGCCTGGTTCCACCCGGCGCTTGCTGAGTGTTATCGACCAGGGTCCTGCACGTTTCCATCGGGTGGCCGTGGAAGTGCATCGTCGGCTGCGGGCCAAGGAAGGCGTGTCAGCAGAGCCCACATCCGGCGAGTATTGGGACATCCCCCAAAACCAGTCCACCTGCCTGGAGAGGGCCCATATTCGCAAGGACTCCAG CACCAAGCGGTTGATCAACAATGCCATCATGAACAATGACTTCCTGAAGAAGCTGGATCCGCAGCACATACGTGACATGGTGGAGTGCATGTATGAGAGGAGCTACGCTCAGGGTCACCTGGTCATCACTGAGGGCGAGCCAGGCAACTACCTGTATGTGCTGGCAG ATGGCCTGCTGGAAGTCCTACAGAACGGTAAGCTGCTGGGACAGATGCGTCCTGGGACAGCATTTGGGGAATTGGCCATACTCTACAACTGCAAGCGGACTGCAACAGTTAAAG CTGTTTCCCAATCCCGGATCTGGGTCTTGGAACGACAGATGTTCCAGGGCATCATGATGTCTACAGCACAGGCCAGGAATGAGAAGTACTTCAGCTTCTTACGCAG TGTGTCCTTGCTGAAAGGACTACCAGAGGAGAAACTAGCCAAGATTGTTGACTGTCTAGAAGTG GACTACTTTGACAAAGGAGACTACATTATCCgcgaaggagaggagggaaatactttttttattatagcaaAAGGAGAG GTTTCTGTCACGCAAACCGTGGAGGGATTCCCTGAGCCACAGGAGATAAAGACATTGGGTGTGGGTGATTACTTCGGAGAGAAGGCGCTTGTGAG TGAAGATGTGCGCTCTGCCAACATCATCTGCAAGGAGAACGACACGGAGTGCCTGGTGCTggacagaga TAACTTCAACCAGATGGTGGGGACATATGAGGAGCTGCAGGCCTACCTGAGGGAATATGTGGAGCAACTCTCACTCAGTGATGAGAGAAGGAACATAGC ACCCAGGTCACCAACAGCAGATACCCCAGAGGAGAGGGAGCTAATGAAATTGCAGGAGAAGGCAGCCCACCTGCCGGACACCGGTCCATTGCAACACCTACAGGTTGTGGCCACCCTGGGCGTGGGGGGCTTTGGCAGGGTGGAGCTG GTGAAACTCAAGGATGAGGACACAGTATTTGCCTTGAAGTGTATCAAAAAGAAGCATGTAGTGGACACGAGGCAGCAGGAGCATGTCTACTCAGAGAAGAACATCCTTCAGCAAGCTCACTCTCCTTTTATTGTCAG GATGTTCCGGACTTTTAAGGACGAGAAATATGTCTATATGCTGCTGGAGGTCTGCCTTGGAGGGGAACTGTGGAGCATCCTGAGAGACAT GGGGTCTTTTGATGAATCCATGGCTCGGTTCTGCATAGGCTGTGTCCTAGAGGCCTTCGACTACCTGCATCGACGGGGCATCGTGTATCGGGACTTGAAGCCAGAGAACCTCTTGCTGGACAGTATGGGCTATGTGAAAATG ACTGACTTTGGCTTTGCCAAGAAGATTGGGCCAGGTAAGAAGACATGGACATTCTGTGGCACGCCAGAGTATGTGGCCCCTGAGGTGATCCTTAACAAGGGCCATGACTTTGGAGCTGACTGCTGGTCGCTGGGCATCCTGATCTTTGAGCTGCTCACTGGCAG CCCGCCCTTTTCCGGCTCAGACCCCATTAAAATCTACACTATGGTTCTCCACGGTATTGAGAAAGTGGACTTTCCTAAGCGGATTAGCAAAAGGCCAGATGACCTCATACGAAGTCTTTGCAG